The genomic stretch aaaaaattcttcaaagaATGCAGATTTGGCACATCGAAATGAAACAAATGTGAGTTAGGAAGGCttcaacaaaaaattttttccaaGCACTGAAGCCATCCTCATTTCAAGGAGGTAATGATCATCCATCCGGTACCTTGAGGCGCTGTGACAGATCTTTAAATCCCTGAACAAGGTGGGGCCAAAGTCGTTCTCGATCAGAACTCTCCATGCCTTCAAGTTTCCCCATGGCCTCTGCCCACATTATCTAACAAGCCAAACTAATTCACAAGATTTACTACAAAGTCTCGACATGTAAATAAAAGCAACAGAATCAGAAGTATAACTCAAACCACATTGAACTTACATCTGATACACCAGCAGGTTTCACCCTATATTGAGGTTCAGTCACGCTGAACAATAAATGCTGCAAAACCACAAACacatattttaaaaacttcataaacatagaatggagaaaatttTGGGAACCGAGAAAAGATGCtatctaatcattttttttctaagaATGAGAGACGAATACATTTCATCTGCAGCTTATTCTTGCCACCAATTTGTTCCAAATTGCAACTATGTGTTGGCCTATCACTACATTCAGTGTTTCATGCAATGAATATTTTCCTTTCTCAGACTTCAGCTAAACGAAGGCAACGTAACCTAACCTACCATCTCTCCTTCTTCAAAGGGGACAGAGAATCATTGCTAAAttactaattaataattaacaaaataaagtTACAATGGCCAAATGAATTCAAACGTCAATGTCCCCAAAATCCACGTTTCTTCACCCAAGAATTTTACCAATTAAACAAGAATCGAGCATAAACAGAATTAAAAAATCTGACAAGGACAAGGTCAATGATGAAAAATCGAACCTTAAATGCATACTTAGGGTTCCCAGGCTCCTCCTTGTAAGCATCAACAATAGCCTAGTATAGTTCACATAGCAAAACCATAAATTTAAAGGAAAACCGCCATATGTAGATGCAAACTAAATACAGCtacgaatttttccaaaacaaaaaaaaaaaagaacttccCTAGTTAGGCTTACTTGAATATCACGATCGGCAAGAGAAAAGGGGAGAGGAGCAACTGGAGCCATCTGAGTGGTCAATTGAACATTTCCAAAGGGCAATGCCGGAGTCACAGCGGGCTGACCAAACGGAGAAGACTGCACTTGGGTGGCAGCGAACGGCGTCGAGAGACCGAAAGGGCTTGAGCTCTGAGGCGTCTGAAAGAAAGAGTTCTGCTGCGATTGCTGCTGCGAGAACGGAGTAGAGAACAGTGAGGTTCCGAAGCCGGTGCCAAACGACGGGGTGGACGGCGTTCCGAAGGCTGGGCTTGAAGATGGAGTGGCGAAGGCAGGGGTGGAAGACGGAGTGCCGAAGGCCGGGGTCGAAGAGGGGGTACCGAATGCAGGGGTTGAGGAGGGAGTCCCGAAGGGCGGGGCTGATGATGGGGTGCCGAACATTTCCGGTGGTTGATGGCGGAGCTGGGAGAAGCGGAGGGCTTTGGGGACGGCGGAACCCTTAGGGAGGGTGGTGGGTGGAGGTTTTAACTTTCAAGTTGTTGCCgccttttttttgggattttgggGGGAGTATTTTCTTTGATGAAACGCTTGATATTTTAAGCTAATTAACACGCGATTAAAGTCCTTGTTGGGTTTGCTAATTGGTAAATAatcccaaaccaaaccaaaagcCAAAGAGTAAAAACAGCAGTTGCCAGTTGCTCAAGCCACTCAAAGAGTATTATCTTGCATATAATATAATCAAAGTAGGACTTAAATTTAATGCGTAATTTGACTGGTGGGTGCTGTTGGTGTACATGGCATATTTACCCAAACTAAAAATTTATGTTCGAATTTGAGATCAAATTAGGCTCAAGAACCACTCAAAATATATGGTCAGGTGtcttgatatattgtatggatgatGTGTTTTAAGTATTCTTTTTATTTGTGCATTACTGTAATATTATATATGaagaatttatttttcaaaaataggccAATTCAAAAGGAGTCTTAGATAATTTAAGCCACTGATGTGTTATTCAATAAATATGGTCAGGTATTCGCACCGATGCAGATTAATGAATTAAAGAAATAGTTAAAAGGAACAAATTGATTATCTTCCCCTTCAAAATGTGTACGAGAGTGACTCTTGAACGTACTCCTCAAATTGTTTACAGCTGATTAAAAAACAGAGAGACGATTGAGAACCAAGTTAGTGACTTTGCAGTTACTAATAGCAAGTAAAATTGCAAAACTGCACTCCGTAGCCTCGTACAAAGCAAGCACGTTAAGTAAAGACTTTCGACGTCCTTTCCTGCGTCTTCTTCGGCTCTCCTCTCCTGGGGACAAATTGAGCATATAGGGCATCGTTCAAGACTTCAGATGGGTCTGAGGAGATTTCGGTATTAGTTAACCTAGCGCTATTGCCGCAGACACCCGCTGCGTTATTGATGATTAGGTGAACGAGatcatttttcattcaattggCAACTTGAAAAGCTTTTAATGTACATTCTCTTTCGCTAGCATAACAAAACATGCAAAGTTCTTTTACGTTGTCATGCCACGTTTCATGTGTTTAATTCATCTACCGCAGCACTGGCAACAAACTCCACAGCCCACGGGCATGATCGTCCATTGGAATTTTGCCCACAGATACTTGCTGGAATATTACTGCATCCCAGTCCATCACAGACGCCGCTAACATTTGAGATACAACAACAACTGCTGCTCAAGATTTATGTCAGTAAAGCTTCGCAAGCAAATTACTCATACAAGACGACATAATCACACTAGTCTTAAATCAACCAGCTTACTAAAACTATACAATAGATCATGCATAACTGCTTCTTTAAACGGACAACGGAACCCCACACGGAAACCGGGGGGAAGACCCTTTAAGAACGCCACTGaaatcatcatcatctttgATGAAATCGACCACTTTATGCCTTGATTGTGACACTGCACATGCACGAACCGGATGGCTTTATCACTGAGGTCTGCCACTCTGAGCCAGGGGGTGCGTTTGGATCATACAGAAGGGTAATGTAACCGGGATCCTCCTgcagtgaaaataaaagaagttTTCCATCCAGTATGCCAAACTGGAATCGGATGCTTGAGCTCCCAGTTACTGGAACTGGCACCATCTTCCATGAATGATCCTCTGAGTCAAATATAGCCAGCTTCCGCTGGTTTTTCCACTCGATACAAAAAAGTTTCTTCCCCACCACAGCATGAGCGGTGACCATGACACAACCATTTTTCATCTCACACCAGGTGTGCCTCTCAGTGTTATACACGTCAACAAACCTTGAATTTCCAATTGTGAAACTCGATCTACCTCCCATTACATAGAGCTTTCCTTCAAATCCGCAAGCAAAGCATCCCCACCGTGGTCGGCGAAGACTCTCAATTACAGTCCACTTGTCAGCATCAGGGTCATACACTTCAGCACATGAGAGAGATTCACCATCCATCCCATAGCCGCCAACTGCATAGACCATGCCATTTACCTCAGCACAAGCAAAATCATAGCGCGCAACATTCATGTCCGCTAGCTTACTCCAGCTG from Coffea arabica cultivar ET-39 unplaced genomic scaffold, Coffea Arabica ET-39 HiFi ptg000020l, whole genome shotgun sequence encodes the following:
- the LOC140004154 gene encoding nuclear pore complex protein NUP54-like isoform X2, translating into MFGTPSSAPPFGTPSSTPAFGTPSSTPAFGTPSSTPAFATPSSSPAFGTPSTPSFGTGFGTSLFSTPFSQQQSQQNSFFQTPQSSSPFGLSTPFAATQVQSSPFGQPAVTPALPFGNVQLTTQMAPVAPLPFSLADRDIQAIVDAYKEEPGNPKYAFKHLLFSVTEPQYRVKPAGVSDIMWAEAMGKLEGMESSDRERLWPHLVQGFKDLSQRLKLQRHFQADTFPWIRRMQQKEQSLQRRLLRVMRIIEALEGKGCRSPLMKGEAELAEKLAALTRQLKGSGAELSRRVQNLLTLSRVEANGLGGRSMYIPGSTKIHEQSLLDMQEVLQQQTEAIARLGNVLKRDMRDMEIIMAEETEMSED
- the LOC140004154 gene encoding nuclear pore complex protein NUP54-like isoform X1; amino-acid sequence: MFGTPSSAPPFGTPSSTPAFGTPSSTPAFGTPSSTPAFATPSSSPAFGTPSTPSFGTGFGTSLFSTPFSQQQSQQNSFFQTPQSSSPFGLSTPFAATQVQSSPFGQPAVTPALPFGNVQLTTQMAPVAPLPFSLADRDIQAIVDAYKEEPGNPKYAFKHLLFSVTEPQYRVKPAGVSDIMWAEAMGKLEGMESSDRERLWPHLVQGFKDLSQRLKLQDEVIVSDSERLRITQSNVKMLQRHFQADTFPWIRRMQQKEQSLQRRLLRVMRIIEALEGKGCRSPLMKGEAELAEKLAALTRQLKGSGAELSRRVQNLLTLSRVEANGLGGRSMYIPGSTKIHEQSLLDMQEVLQQQTEAIARLGNVLKRDMRDMEIIMAEETEMSED
- the LOC113717079 gene encoding F-box/kelch-repeat protein At1g67480-like, with the protein product MPNFVSGKKRATELNMCFSNALEQGTPPRSKGGSCLTPKFVDGIHSPVLPGLPDDVAMYCLALVPRTNFPAMGVVCKRWRSFIQSKEFIRVRKLAGMLEEWLYVLTVDSQGNGSHWKVIDCLGQKQNEFPTMPGCEKVGFGVVVLNGKLLIIAGYAMIDGNRSPSADVYQYDSCLNSWSKLADMNVARYDFACAEVNGMVYAVGGYGMDGESLSCAEVYDPDADKWTVIESLRRPRWGCFACGFEGKLYVMGGRSSFTIGNSRFVDVYNTERHTWCEMKNGCVMVTAHAVVGKKLFCIEWKNQRKLAIFDSEDHSWKMVPVPVTGSSSIRFQFGILDGKLLLFSLQEDPGYITLLYDPNAPPGSEWQTSVIKPSGSCMCSVTIKA